ACTGTGCCACCTGATTATAAGCCTCTACCCAACTTTCAGGCAAAAAACCCTCCAATACCTTGCCCCCATCTAAAGGATGTAAGGGAATCAAATTAAAAAAAGCCAACCCTAAATTGATATGAACACCCATTTCAAACAAGGCATAAATAATACTAAGGGTAGAACGAAAAAAGGGTTTCCCACTTAACCACTCCCCTGCCTGGCTAGCCACCACGGCATAAATCAACCACAAAAATCCGGCCGCAATCACGGCTAAAAGCAAATTGCTTAATGGGCCAGCAAAGGCGATCCAAAGATTATCTCGTCTTGGCTTTTTTAAATTAGCCAGCTCCACTGGCACAGGTTTTCCCCAGCCGCCAATGGGAACCCGAGCGCCCGTTAAAATCACGAGCATGGGCAATAAAATAGTCCCAATTAAATCCGCATGCACTAAAGGATTAAAAGAAATCCGGCCCTGATTTTTAGCAGTAGCATCGCCTAATTTATTCGCAATAAATGCGTGGGCGGTTTCGTGAAAGGAAAGAGAAAAAAGAAAGGCGGGATAAAATAAAATAAGCAATTGGATTTTTTCCTGCACCCCAATACAGCTAACGTCACCCCCAATAAAGGTCAAGCACAAGGAAGCTCACCTCTTCATCTGCAATTAGCACCACGTCTTTTCGAGGTAGGGAGAGGCCAATGGAGAGCCCGCGCCCGGTCGGCCTAGTCGGGCTAAAAAATTTTTTGTT
This DNA window, taken from Deltaproteobacteria bacterium, encodes the following:
- a CDS encoding site-2 protease family protein → MQEKIQLLILFYPAFLFSLSFHETAHAFIANKLGDATAKNQGRISFNPLVHADLIGTILLPMLVILTGARVPIGGWGKPVPVELANLKKPRRDNLWIAFAGPLSNLLLAVIAAGFLWLIYAVVASQAGEWLSGKPFFRSTLSIIYALFEMGVHINLGLAFFNLIPLHPLDGGKVLEGFLPESWVEAYNQVAQFGIFILIVMYYVGAYAVIRYPVSWLTELLIPNF